One Hordeum vulgare subsp. vulgare chromosome 4H, MorexV3_pseudomolecules_assembly, whole genome shotgun sequence DNA window includes the following coding sequences:
- the LOC123448194 gene encoding putative receptor protein kinase ZmPK1 — translation MNSNLHCPVQINNIPVMLRSTSPLVLVLLITASVLSLLLPCPAAVVAARESLARGASIAVEDYATDLLRSPGGTFACGFYRVSSTVFTFSIWFTRAKERSVVWTADRTRPVHSKGSRLTLDKRSGALVLTDYDGEPVWNSTVAGAPTASRARLRDTGNLVVEDAVGRALWQSFHFPTDTLLPTQRLTATTRLVSSRDGRLLSSGYYSLGFSDYAMLSLFYDNGNFSSIYWPNPYNNYVTNNRRIYNFTREAAMDPLGKFLSSDNANFEAADLGAPGVRRRLTLDADGNLRAYSLDAATGAWAVSWMAFRNPCTIHGVCGANAVCLYAPAPSCVCAPGHERADRSDWSRGCRPTFRQHECGKPRRTPTKLMALPHSDFWGYDLNDGEIMPFAVCAKKCRTNCACVAFQHKLNMECYLKSVLFNGRTFPGLPGTVYIKVPVDFVVPEYGIHQWQAHVRGGLGILEENITGCGDVAAPEVLLNASSLSHKHVSDAAGKPVWPYLYGFLSALLVVEAVVIGLGCLLFSRKGLFRRSSSPVYPMDEGYRLILLTTSFQRYSYAAIKKATGNFADEIGRGGSGVVYRGVLDDGRVVAVKALTTSVSRSHGEEEFQAELIVIGRIYHMNLVRIIGCCSPGKHRILVSEFIENGSLATMLFLDEDGRDGGDHDVLGWSQRFRIAVGVARGLAYLHSECLEWIIHCDMKPENILLDRDLEPKITDFGLAKLLDRRPEGSASRGGREANPSRRIRGTRGYMAPEWVSSLAISDKVDVYSFGVVLLELVKGVRVADGDQDTDVRAVAKAVGQKMRSGSVEDLVDDRLAGDFNRAQVKVVVGVALSCLEEERNRRPSMSAVVQALVSVEDA, via the coding sequence ATGAACAGTAATCTTCACTGCCCTGTCCAAATCAACAACATTCCAGTGATGCTACGATCGACGAGTCCCTTGGTCCTAGTGCTCTTGATCACTGCCAGTGTTTTGAGCTTGTTGCTCCCATGTCCGGCAGCCGTCGTAGCGGCGCGCGAGAGCCTCGCCCGGGGCGCCTCCATCGCCGTCGAGGACTACGCCACCGACCTCCTGCGCTCACCGGGCGGCACCTTCGCGTGCGGCTTCTACCGCGTCTCCTCCACCGTTTTCACCTTCTCCATCTGGTTCACGCGCGCCAAGGAACGCTCCGTCGTCTGGACCGCCGACCGCACGCGGCCTGTCCACAGCAAGGGCTCGCGCCTCACGCTGGATAAGCGCAGCGGCGCGCTCGTCCTCACCGACTACGACGGCGAGCCGGTTTGGAACTCCACTGTGGCCGGCGCTCCGACGGCCTCGCGCGCCCGGCTCCGCGACACCGGCAACCTCGTCGTGGAGGACGCCGTCGGGAGAGCGCTGTGGCAGAGCTTCCACTTCCCCACGGACACGCTTCTGCCGACGCAGCGTCTCACCGCGACGACGCGCCTGGTTTCGTCGCGCGACGGCAGGCTGCTCTCCTCCGGCTACTACAGCCTCGGGTTCAGCGACTACGCCATGCTTTCCCTCTTCTACGACAACGGCAACTTCTCCAGCATCTACTGGCCCAACCCCTACAACAACTACGTCACCAACAACCGCAGGATCTACAACTTCACCCGCGAGGCCGCCATGGACCCGCTCGGCAAGTTCCTCTCCAGCGACAACGCCAACTTCGAGGCGGCTGACCTCGGCGCCCCCGGCGTCCGGAGGAGGCTGACACTCGACGCAGACGGCAACCTCAGGGCGTACAGCCTggacgcggcgacgggggcgtggGCGGTGTCGTGGATGGCGTTCCGCAACCCCTGCACCATCCACGGCGTGTGCGGCGCCAACGCGGTGTGCCTGTACGCGCCGGCGCCTTCGTGCGTCTGTGCCCCCGGGCACGAGCGCGCCGACCGGAGCGACTGGAGCAGGGGCTGCCGGCCCACTTTCCGACAGCACGAGTGCGGGAAGCCGAGGCGGACGCCGACGAAGCTGATGGCACTGCCGCACTCCGACTTCTGGGGCTACGACCTCAACGACGGCGAGATCATGCCCTTCGCGGTGTGCGCCAAGAAGTGCCGCACCAACTGCGCGTGCGTCGCGTTCCAGCACAAGTTGAACATGGAGTGCTACCTCAAAAGCGTCCTCTTCAACGGCAGGACGTTCCCCGGCTTGCCGGGGACGGTGTACATCAAGGTCCCGGTCGACTTCGTCGTCCCGGAGTATGGCATCCACCAATGGCAAGCGCACGTACGCGGTGGCCTTGGCATCCTTGAGGAGAATATCACCGGCTGCGGCGACGTCGCTGCTCCAGAGGTCCTCCTCAACGCCTCCTCCTTGTCACACAAGCACGTCAGTGACGCCGCGGGGAAACCGGTGTGGCCGTACCTGTACGGGTTCCTGTCGGCGTTGCTCGTAGTGGAGGCCGTCGTCATCGGGCTCGGCTGCTTGCTCTTCTCCAGGAAGGGACTGTTCAGGCGGTCTTCCTCTCCGGTGTACCCCATGGACGAGGGCTACAGACTCATCCTCCTCACCACAAGCTTCCAGAGATACAGCTACGCCGCGATCAAGAAGGCCACGGGGAACTTCGCCGACGAGATCGGACGCGGCGGGTCTGGAGTGGTGTACAGGGGCGTTCTCGACGACGGCCGGGTCGTGGCCGTCAAGGCGCTGACGACGAGCGTGAGCCGCTCCCACGGGGAGGAGGAGTTCCAGGCGGAGCTGATCGTGATCGGCAGGATCTACCACATGAACCTGGTGAGGATCATCGGCTGCTGCTCCCCAGGCAAGCACCGCATCCTCGTCTCCGAGTTCATCGAGAACGGGTCGCTCGCCACGATGCTCTTCTTGGACGAAGACGGCCGCGATGGCGGCGACCACGACGTCCTCGGGTGGAGCCAGCGTTTCCGGATCGCCgtcggcgtggccagggggctcgCCTATCTGCACAGCGAGTGCCTCGAGTGGATCATCCACTGCGACATGAAACCGGAGAACATATTGCTGGACCGTGACCTGGAGCCCAAGATCACCGACTTCGGGCTCGCCAAGCTGCTGGACCGCCGCCCCGAGGGGTCCGCCTCCCGCGGAGGGCGGGAGGCGAACCCGTCGCGGCGGATCAGGGGGACGAGGGGGTACATGGCGCCGGAATGGGTGTCGAGCCTGGCCATCAGCGACAAGGTCGACGTGTACAGCTTCGGCGTTGTGCTGCTGGAGCTGGTGAAAGGGGTCAGGGTGGCGGACGGCGACCAGGATACGGATGTCAGGGCCGTGGCCAAGGCTGTGGGCCAGAAGATGCGTTCCGGCAGCGTAGAGGATCTTGTGGATGACCGGCTCGCCGGGGACTTTAACCGCGCGCAGGTGAAGGTGGTGGTTGGTGTTGCCTTGTCGTGCTTGGAGGAAGAGAGGAACCGGCGGCCGAGCATGAGCGCGGTGGTGCAGGCGCTCGTCTCCGTTGAAGATGCGTGA
- the LOC123448195 gene encoding glutamine--fructose-6-phosphate aminotransferase [isomerizing] 2-like has translation MCGIFAYLNYCAPRDRRYVLEVLLNGLRRLEYRGYDSSGIALDADLPPPGSAAAYAGAPPLVFREEGKIDNLVRSVYSEVDEKGVNLDATFSVHAGIAHTRWATHGVPAPKNSHPQSSGAGDEFLVVHNGIITNYEILKETLVRHGFTFESDTDTEVIPKLAKSVFDQARDGEGDMTFSQVVMEVMRQLEGAYALIFKSPHYPNELITCKQGSTLILGVNEVSDQNSVKSFQNVKSLTTNGNPMEFFSSDLCAIVEHTKNYLAIEDNEIIHIKDGSVSILKFDKEKEKPASVQRALSVLEMEVEQIKKGSYDHFMQKEIHEQPHSLTTTMRGIPVTMEVASDLLDRQGPIYREDTAVFVSQSGETADTLLALEYALEKGALCVGVTNTVGSTLSRKTHCGIHINAGCEIGVASTKAYTSQIVVMAMIALAIGSDQLSTQARRESIIVGLSSLPSHVSEVLKLDAEMKELASSLIDSESLLVFGRGYNYATALEGALKVKEVALMHSEGMLAGEMKHGPLALVDENLPIIVIATRDSCFSKQKSVIQQLLSRKGRLIIMCSEGDISAVGPSASCRVIQVPEVADCLQPVINIIPLQLLAYHLTVLRGFDVDQPRNLAKSVTTQ, from the exons ATGTGCGGGATCTTCGCCTACCTCAACTACTGTGCGCCGCGGGATCGACGATATGTCCTCGAGGTCCTCCTCAACGGACTCCGCCGCCTCGAGTACCGCGGCTACGACTCCTCCGGCATAGCGCTCGACGCGGACCTCCCGCCGCCTGGTTCCGCGGCGGCGTACGCGGGGGCGCCGCCACTCGTGTTCCGCGAGGAGGGAAAGATCGATAACCTCGTGCGATCCGTCTACTCCG AGGTTGATGAGAAGGGTGTGAACCTGGATGCCACATTTTCCGTTCACGCTGGAATCGCTCACACCAGGTGGGCTACGCATGGCGTGCCTGCCCCAAAGAACAGCCACCCCCAATCCTCTGGCGCCGGTGATGAGTTCTTGGTCGTCCACAACGGAATTATCACAAACTATGAG ATCCTGAAAGAGACACTGGTTCGACACGGGTTCACCTTTGAGTCTGATACCGACACAGAAGTCATCCCTAAGCTAGCAAAGTCCGTTTTTGACCAGGCTCGTGATGGAGAAG GTGACATGACATTTAGCCAAGTTGTCATGGAAGTCATGAGGCAGCTTGAAGGAGCCTATGCACTTATCTTTAAAAGTCCACACTATCCCAATGAGCTGATTACGTGCAAACAAGGCAGCACGCTGATACTTGGTGTCAAT GAAGTAAGTGATCAAAACAGCGTGAAGTCATTTCAGAATGTAAAATCCCTGACAACAAACGGAAACCCCATGGAGTTCTTCTCCAGTGATTTATGTGCTATTGTAGAGCACACCAAGAACTATTTGGCTATTGAAGACAATGAAATTATTCATATTAAG GATGGTAGTGTGTCTATCCTTAAGTTTGACAAGGAAAAAGAGAAGCCCGCATCTGTGCAACGAGCATTATCTGTTCTGGAGATGGAAGTCGAGCAAATAAAGAAAGGAAGCTATGACCACTTCATGCAAAAAGAAATCCATGAACAGCCACATTCACTGACAACAACCATGAGAG GTATTCCTGTGACTATGGAGGTTGCAAGCGACTTGTTGGACAGACAAGGCCCCATCTACAGAGAGGACACTGCAGTTTTTGTGAGTCAGTCAGGGGAGACAGCAGACACCCTCCTAGCTCTTGAGTATGCACTAGAAAAGGGAGCACTTTGTGTTGGCGTTACAAATACGGTGGGGAGCACCCTGTCAAGAAAAACGCATTGTGGAATTCATATCAATGCTGGTTGTGAGATTGGTGTTGCCAGCACCAAG GCTTATACAAGTCAAATAGTAGTCATGGCGATGATAGCCTTGGCTATTGGATCTGATCAGCTATCCACTCAAGCTAGAAGGGAGTCTATAATTGTTGGTCTTTCAAGTCTTCCAA GCCATGTCAGTGAAGTTCTCAAGCTTGATGCTGAAATGAAGGAACTCGCATCTTCGTTAATCGACTCGGAGTCACTCCTTGTGTTTGGAAGAGGTTATAACTATGCCACTGCCTTGGAGGGTGCTCTCAAAGTAAAGGAGGTCGCACTGATGCACAGCGAAGGCATGCTTGCTGGCGAGATGAAGCACGGGCCACTAGCACTGGTGGATGAAAACCTTCCCATCATCGTCATCGCAACACGCGACTCGTGCTTCAG CAAGCAGAAGTCGGTGATTCAGCAGCTCCTTTCTCGCAAGGGGCGCCTGATCATAATGTGCTCCGAAGGGGACATATCGGCCGTCGGTCCTAGTGCATCCTGCAGGGTAATTCAAGTTCCAGAGGTCGCTGACTGTCTCCAGCCAGTGATCAACATAATTCCGTTGCAG TTGCTCGCATACCATCTTACTGTTCTTCGTGGATTCGATGTCGACCAGCCAAGGAATCTGGCCAAGAGCGTGACTACACAGTAA